One genomic segment of Fusobacterium mortiferum ATCC 9817 includes these proteins:
- a CDS encoding N-acetylmannosamine-6-phosphate 2-epimerase, whose amino-acid sequence MNTKNKKIIDQIKNGLILSCQVKKTDPLYLPGIIEKLVECGEWGDACGYRIDTPENIVKVRGITDKPIIGLWKINMETEDVFITPTMKEVDAVIEAGADIVAVDATDRLNSNGEKAYNIIPKIREKYPDILILADIRNAEEAKYALELGADMVAPTLYRFNENPKSTDSPVFEELVRIVEYCKDLGVVIMEGKIWTPDDAIKSLYLGAHAVVVGNAITRPHITTLKFTSLMNKLQRKIPLKY is encoded by the coding sequence AAAAAAACTGATCCATTATATTTACCAGGAATCATAGAAAAATTGGTAGAGTGTGGAGAATGGGGAGATGCTTGTGGTTATAGAATAGATACTCCTGAAAACATAGTAAAGGTAAGGGGTATCACAGATAAACCAATTATAGGATTATGGAAAATAAATATGGAAACAGAAGATGTATTTATAACTCCAACTATGAAAGAGGTAGATGCTGTAATAGAAGCTGGAGCAGATATAGTGGCAGTAGATGCCACTGATAGATTAAATAGCAATGGAGAAAAAGCCTACAATATAATTCCTAAAATAAGAGAGAAATATCCTGATATTCTTATTTTAGCAGATATTAGAAATGCTGAAGAAGCAAAATATGCATTAGAGTTAGGAGCTGATATGGTAGCACCTACTCTATATAGATTTAATGAAAATCCTAAATCAACAGACTCTCCAGTATTTGAAGAGTTAGTGAGAATAGTAGAGTATTGTAAAGATTTGGGAGTAGTTATAATGGAAGGAAAAATTTGGACTCCAGATGATGCAATAAAAAGTTTGTATTTAGGAGCACATGCAGTTGTGGTAGGAAATGCCATAACAAGACCGCATATAACAACTTTAAAATTTACAAGTCTTATGAATAAGTTACAAAGGAAAATACCTTTAAAATATTAA
- a CDS encoding DUF3604 domain-containing protein, which translates to MGKYKILWSDMHSNLHHEKIEELPKWFEQVKELFDFWPFAYYPYYMRKDESGLGVEDRYTDEKVEKDWEYIREFTKKVNAEGFPMFMGYEWQGAGKDGDHNIFFLNNNNLPVFPMRYEELVKKYSDEKCIGIPHHLAYQLEHRGKNWETHNDKFSPFVEIYSSHGSSENDESQIGMDRHVHMGPRTGATAVEKGWEKGHKFGVIASGDNHSVPGVYGFGYIAVLAEENSKESIWEAFEKRRVYGVSKDKIKLDFSIDGVVMGEEIEGKENSKLVLDVEASNSIDRIEIIEDNITTDYIPHTSTWERKELPENVTFKFKLDLGWGPDRRIFPDIVSKNWHGSLKTSGKILSIEKCWSNFGQKLYNVTENSCEFDITSYKTTATGKWMGPSAVTTEGFIFEISAPLESEILLRVDGKEYTLKVKELFENSRLIPLLDEAKKLLKDTFNFTEYYRTDPWWHNAYKIKISRAVPKIGYTRRIEKEINTKNINNIRVRVWQRDGGVAWSSPIFIKKEK; encoded by the coding sequence ATGGGTAAATACAAGATATTATGGAGTGATATGCATAGTAATCTACATCATGAAAAAATAGAGGAGCTACCAAAATGGTTTGAACAAGTAAAAGAATTATTTGATTTTTGGCCATTTGCATATTATCCATATTATATGAGAAAAGATGAAAGTGGATTAGGGGTAGAAGATAGATATACAGATGAAAAAGTAGAAAAAGATTGGGAGTATATAAGAGAATTTACTAAAAAGGTAAATGCAGAAGGATTTCCTATGTTTATGGGATATGAGTGGCAAGGAGCTGGGAAAGATGGAGACCACAATATATTTTTCTTAAATAATAATAACTTACCAGTATTTCCTATGAGATATGAAGAGTTAGTAAAAAAATATAGCGATGAAAAATGTATTGGAATACCTCATCATTTAGCTTATCAATTGGAACATAGAGGAAAAAATTGGGAAACTCACAATGATAAATTTTCTCCATTTGTAGAAATATATTCATCACATGGTTCTAGTGAAAATGATGAGAGTCAAATAGGAATGGATAGACATGTTCATATGGGACCAAGAACAGGAGCTACTGCAGTAGAAAAAGGATGGGAAAAAGGACATAAGTTTGGAGTAATAGCTTCTGGAGATAACCACTCAGTACCAGGAGTATATGGATTTGGATATATAGCAGTGCTAGCAGAAGAAAATAGTAAAGAAAGTATATGGGAAGCTTTTGAAAAGAGAAGAGTTTATGGAGTAAGTAAAGATAAAATAAAGTTAGATTTTTCTATTGATGGTGTTGTAATGGGAGAAGAAATTGAAGGAAAAGAAAATTCTAAATTAGTATTGGATGTAGAAGCTTCTAATTCAATAGATAGAATAGAGATAATTGAGGATAATATTACTACTGATTATATTCCTCATACTTCAACATGGGAAAGAAAAGAATTACCAGAAAATGTAACTTTTAAGTTTAAATTAGATTTAGGTTGGGGTCCAGACAGAAGAATATTTCCAGATATAGTTTCTAAAAATTGGCATGGAAGCTTAAAAACTTCTGGTAAAATTTTATCAATAGAGAAATGTTGGAGTAATTTTGGACAAAAATTATATAATGTTACAGAAAATAGTTGTGAGTTTGATATAACATCATATAAAACAACAGCTACTGGAAAATGGATGGGACCAAGTGCTGTAACAACAGAAGGATTTATATTTGAAATTTCAGCTCCATTAGAGAGTGAAATATTACTAAGAGTTGATGGAAAGGAGTATACTTTAAAAGTAAAAGAGTTATTTGAAAATTCAAGACTTATTCCATTATTAGATGAAGCTAAAAAATTATTAAAAGATACATTTAATTTTACAGAATACTATAGAACAGATCCATGGTGGCATAATGCTTATAAGATAAAAATTTCTAGAGCTGTTCCTAAGATTGGATATACTAGAAGAATAGAAAAAGAGATCAATACTAAAAATATAAATAATATAAGGGTAAGAGTATGGCAAAGAGATGGTGGAGTAGCATGGAGCTCACCAATATTTATAAAAAAGGAGAAATAA
- a CDS encoding N-sulfoglucosamine sulfohydrolase yields MNVIYINTHDSGRVLSPYGYDIPTDNLKEFAKDALTFTNTYCVGPTCSPSRAGLLTGTYPHQNGMLGLAQRGFSLAKPENHLANFLKNNGYTTCLSGIQHEYGWYLDLEENGLHDLGYENILTTSSKEFVKEDLHIWDRDNAMEVVKWLDNYDKEKPFFMAYGMHSTHRPYPIKVLDKIDERYVKPIFPITNNEENRHDHAQFMTTAYYADENIKLILDALKRNKLYEDTIIIYTTDHGVALPFNKCNLTDNGIGVAMIIRVPGAKSNGEVMDNLVSHIDVFPTLCELLSLEKPEYLEGKSFKKVFDNSKEEIRDFIFSEINFHTSYEPVRCIRTNRYKYIKYYDNNWNKINLSNIDESDPKTFLMKNGLKEQIKYREGLFDLYYDPSERNNLVEDEKSQSILEELREKLYQEQVRTNDPILAGELEIKKGYKVNKVECEKASSKDKNDYISM; encoded by the coding sequence ATGAACGTAATATATATAAATACTCATGATAGTGGTAGAGTATTAAGTCCCTATGGATATGATATTCCTACTGATAATCTAAAAGAGTTTGCAAAAGATGCCTTAACTTTTACAAATACTTATTGTGTAGGACCAACTTGCTCTCCAAGTAGAGCAGGGCTTCTAACTGGGACATATCCTCATCAAAATGGAATGCTAGGTTTAGCTCAAAGAGGATTTTCATTGGCAAAACCAGAAAATCATTTAGCTAATTTTTTGAAGAATAATGGATATACAACATGTTTATCAGGAATTCAACATGAATATGGATGGTATCTAGATTTAGAAGAAAATGGACTACATGATTTAGGATATGAAAATATTTTAACAACTTCATCTAAAGAGTTTGTAAAAGAGGATTTACATATTTGGGATAGAGATAATGCTATGGAAGTTGTGAAGTGGTTAGATAATTATGATAAAGAAAAACCATTTTTTATGGCTTATGGTATGCATAGTACTCATCGTCCATATCCAATAAAGGTATTGGATAAAATAGATGAAAGATATGTGAAACCTATTTTCCCTATTACCAATAATGAAGAGAATAGACACGATCATGCTCAATTTATGACAACAGCTTATTATGCTGATGAAAATATTAAATTAATTTTAGATGCTTTGAAAAGAAATAAACTATATGAGGATACAATTATAATTTATACAACAGATCATGGAGTAGCTCTTCCATTTAATAAGTGTAATTTGACTGATAATGGAATAGGAGTAGCTATGATAATAAGAGTACCTGGAGCTAAAAGTAATGGAGAGGTAATGGATAATCTGGTATCACATATAGATGTATTTCCTACATTGTGTGAACTATTATCATTGGAGAAGCCGGAATATTTAGAAGGAAAGTCATTTAAAAAAGTTTTTGATAATAGTAAAGAAGAGATAAGAGATTTTATTTTTTCTGAAATAAATTTTCATACATCTTATGAACCTGTAAGATGTATAAGAACTAATCGTTATAAATACATTAAATATTATGACAATAATTGGAATAAAATAAACCTTTCAAATATAGATGAGTCAGACCCTAAAACTTTTTTAATGAAAAATGGGTTAAAAGAGCAAATAAAATATAGAGAGGGACTATTTGATCTTTATTATGATCCTAGTGAAAGAAATAACTTAGTTGAGGATGAGAAATCTCAATCTATTTTAGAAGAATTAAGAGAAAAATTATATCAAGAACAAGTTAGGACAAATGATCCTATATTAGCTGGAGAGCTTGAGATAAAAAAAGGATATAAAGTAAATAAAGTAGAGTGTGAAAAAGCTTCAAGCAAAGATAAAAATGATTATATAAGTATGTAA
- a CDS encoding sulfite exporter TauE/SafE family protein, with the protein MTNLFNLIVSLLATTTGAISGIGGGIIIKPVYDAFSGLPIPTINFMSGCTVFSMSIVSLLKSRNSGVKLDKVKSTTLALGAAVGGIIGKQIFQLTKAIFKNDNFIGAGQAIILIIMTLYVFWFIKNKEKITMKNVNNLGIAALIGFSLGMISAFLGIGGGPINIAILAYFFNMNSKTCSLNSIYIIFFSQTTSLLTTFITKTVPTYNSMDLIFMIIGGIAGGFIGSTISKRLSNKGVDKIFSVVLMIILIICTYNFFRFI; encoded by the coding sequence ATGACAAATTTATTCAATCTAATCGTATCTTTATTAGCAACAACAACAGGAGCAATTAGTGGGATAGGTGGCGGAATAATAATAAAACCAGTGTATGATGCATTTTCAGGATTACCTATCCCTACAATAAACTTTATGTCTGGATGTACTGTTTTTTCCATGAGTATAGTTTCACTTTTAAAAAGTAGAAATAGTGGAGTAAAATTAGATAAAGTAAAGAGTACTACTTTGGCATTAGGGGCAGCAGTAGGTGGAATAATAGGGAAACAAATTTTTCAGCTAACAAAAGCAATATTTAAAAATGATAATTTTATAGGAGCTGGACAAGCAATTATTCTTATAATTATGACTCTATATGTATTTTGGTTTATAAAAAATAAAGAGAAAATAACTATGAAGAATGTAAATAATTTAGGGATAGCTGCTTTAATTGGTTTTTCTTTAGGAATGATATCAGCTTTTTTAGGAATAGGTGGTGGACCTATCAATATAGCTATACTTGCTTATTTTTTTAATATGAATTCTAAGACTTGTTCACTAAATTCAATATATATAATTTTCTTTTCACAGACAACAAGTTTACTTACAACATTTATAACTAAAACAGTTCCAACTTATAATTCTATGGATTTAATTTTTATGATAATTGGAGGAATTGCAGGGGGATTTATAGGAAGTACAATTTCTAAAAGATTATCAAATAAGGGAGTAGATAAAATATTTTCAGTTGTTTTAATGATTATTTTGATAATATGTACATATAATTTTTTTAGATTTATCTAA
- a CDS encoding winged helix-turn-helix domain-containing protein, which yields MKIKDIKEKNTSKILNYLRKNEGISKKDLSEGIKLSPSTVTDLCAPLLKEKIIEEIGMLESDKPGRKKVLLKINYDYKKVIGIDNKKK from the coding sequence ATGAAGATAAAAGATATTAAAGAAAAAAATACCTCTAAAATACTAAATTACTTAAGAAAAAATGAAGGAATATCCAAAAAAGATTTATCAGAAGGAATAAAACTTTCACCAAGTACAGTAACAGATTTATGTGCACCTTTATTAAAAGAGAAAATTATAGAAGAAATTGGAATGTTAGAGAGTGATAAACCAGGAAGAAAAAAAGTTTTATTAAAAATAAATTATGATTATAAAAAAGTAATAGGAATAGATAATAAAAAAAAATAA
- a CDS encoding ROK family protein — translation MKKNLNVPIIVSNNVKNLAIQQMFINNDLNDFFLLKYGIGVGGSLVIGGELFKKDSAFSGEVGHSIVIDDNEICPICKRRGCFENNFSEKALIKKVKKIFNSEKMPILYNLAKGDEKNIDFKKILKAGSLGENEILILLEEASKYLGIILLNMFTLFYPKKIILCGEIFKNEIFINYLFSYIHQKQILDFKKIIVVSEIDTDKELKSSVYPVIKEKFYNI, via the coding sequence TTGAAAAAAAATTTAAATGTTCCTATTATAGTTAGTAATAATGTTAAAAATTTAGCTATTCAACAAATGTTTATTAATAATGATTTAAATGATTTCTTTCTATTAAAATATGGAATAGGAGTAGGAGGAAGTTTAGTCATTGGAGGAGAATTATTTAAAAAAGATTCTGCATTTAGTGGAGAAGTAGGACATTCAATAGTAATAGATGATAATGAAATTTGTCCAATTTGTAAAAGACGTGGTTGTTTCGAAAATAATTTTTCAGAAAAAGCACTAATAAAGAAAGTAAAAAAAATATTTAATAGTGAAAAAATGCCAATTTTATATAATTTAGCGAAAGGAGATGAAAAAAATATTGATTTTAAGAAAATATTAAAAGCTGGAAGTTTAGGAGAAAATGAGATATTAATTTTATTGGAAGAAGCTTCTAAATATTTAGGAATAATATTATTAAATATGTTTACTCTTTTTTATCCTAAGAAGATAATATTATGTGGAGAAATATTTAAAAACGAAATTTTTATTAACTATCTTTTTTCTTATATTCACCAAAAGCAAATATTAGATTTTAAAAAAATAATAGTTGTAAGCGAAATTGATACGGATAAAGAATTAAAATCGAGTGTATACCCTGTGATTAAAGAAAAATTTTATAATATATAA
- a CDS encoding sulfatase family protein gives MKKRPNILLITSDQQHFNTIGAFNKEIITPNLDRLVREGTTFDRAYCPNPTCTPTRGSIITGKYPSQHGAWTLGVKLPETENTIGNEFRKAGYKSALIGKAHFQPLASTLEFPSLEAYPCLQDLEFWRSYKGIFYGFDHVELARNHTNEAHVGQHYALWLEEKGCKNWRDYYLESTGNMSEKEYPRLEILVEQEGNILNSRRNWGKWEIPEKYHYNTWIAERTNKMLEEYKNNDESFFLWASFFDPHPEYFVPEPWASMYDPEKLTINGLVPGEHLKNPPHFQKTQEENPNFDEYKETGFGIHGMHSHLQKIEDIKKDLALYYGMVSMMDKYIGEILNKLDELGLAEDTIVVFTTDHGHFVGQHGLIRKGPFHYEDLIKVPFIVRYPNHVPENKVSSSIQSLVDLAPTFLSFCDLKIPYDMTGIDQKKVWENPDLEVRDHAICENHHEPTTIHLKTYVDKRYKITVYYNKTYGELYDLQEDPNEINNLWDNEDYKELKSELLLKYIWAELGKEPMWMPRIKQA, from the coding sequence ATGAAAAAAAGACCTAATATTCTATTGATAACAAGTGACCAACAACATTTTAATACAATAGGAGCTTTTAATAAAGAAATTATAACTCCAAATTTAGATAGACTTGTTAGGGAAGGAACAACATTTGATAGAGCCTATTGTCCTAATCCAACTTGTACTCCTACAAGAGGGTCTATAATTACAGGAAAATATCCAAGTCAACATGGTGCTTGGACTTTAGGTGTAAAATTACCAGAAACAGAAAATACAATAGGTAATGAATTTAGAAAGGCTGGATATAAGAGTGCTTTAATAGGAAAAGCACATTTTCAACCATTGGCTTCAACTCTGGAGTTTCCATCCTTAGAAGCTTATCCATGTCTACAAGATTTGGAATTTTGGAGAAGTTATAAAGGTATATTTTATGGGTTTGATCACGTAGAACTTGCTAGAAATCACACAAATGAAGCTCATGTAGGGCAACATTACGCACTTTGGTTAGAAGAAAAAGGATGTAAAAATTGGAGAGATTATTATTTAGAGTCAACAGGAAATATGTCAGAAAAAGAATATCCTAGATTAGAAATTTTAGTTGAACAAGAAGGAAATATTTTAAATAGTAGAAGAAATTGGGGTAAATGGGAGATACCAGAAAAATACCATTATAATACTTGGATAGCTGAAAGAACAAATAAAATGTTAGAAGAATATAAAAATAATGACGAAAGCTTCTTTTTATGGGCAAGTTTTTTTGATCCACATCCTGAATATTTTGTTCCCGAGCCATGGGCCTCAATGTATGACCCAGAAAAATTAACTATAAATGGATTAGTTCCAGGAGAACATTTAAAGAATCCACCACATTTTCAAAAAACACAAGAAGAGAATCCTAATTTTGATGAATATAAAGAAACAGGATTTGGAATTCATGGAATGCACTCTCACCTTCAAAAAATAGAAGATATAAAGAAAGATTTAGCTTTATACTATGGAATGGTATCAATGATGGACAAATATATAGGAGAAATTTTAAATAAATTAGATGAACTTGGTTTAGCAGAAGATACAATAGTTGTATTCACAACAGACCATGGACATTTTGTAGGACAACATGGATTAATTAGAAAAGGTCCATTTCATTATGAAGATTTAATAAAAGTACCATTTATTGTTAGGTATCCAAATCATGTTCCTGAAAATAAAGTTTCTTCATCTATTCAGTCGTTAGTAGACTTAGCGCCAACATTTTTAAGCTTTTGTGATTTAAAAATACCTTATGATATGACAGGAATAGACCAGAAAAAAGTCTGGGAAAATCCAGATTTAGAAGTAAGAGACCATGCTATTTGTGAAAATCATCATGAACCAACAACAATTCATTTAAAAACTTATGTAGATAAAAGATATAAGATAACTGTTTACTATAACAAAACTTATGGAGAGTTGTATGACTTACAAGAAGACCCAAATGAAATAAATAATCTTTGGGATAACGAAGATTATAAAGAGCTAAAATCAGAACTTTTACTTAAATATATATGGGCAGAATTAGGAAAAGAACCAATGTGGATGCCTAGAATAAAACAAGCTTAA